A region of Gemmatimonadaceae bacterium DNA encodes the following proteins:
- the holA gene encoding DNA polymerase III subunit delta codes for MTKTALRDLRAAMQSGRYAAAYYIHGEDEFRKDDLLRSLSQAVVEPATRDFNFDSFRGADANAEQVESLLRTPPMMASRRAVAIRDTGSLKKDTRATLERYLERPSPDSVLVLVALAGTKKEEPFADRAVSVLVEPLEGEALQAWLIEHARAVHGVTLSKPAASALVSNAGADTVLLAAELDKVVSYANGASINERTVDTVVGKRAEASLGELLDHVAVRDLPSALAAVEPVLAQPRSTAVSVIMALTAQTLALQWGVAARERGLAPHRMQGEFMNLLKATGMSPMRPWGDATRAWARGVARWDRVSLARAVRALRAADLGAKDSRLSSDEQLLSTLLCAMCAPAGHGAR; via the coding sequence ATGACAAAGACGGCCCTGCGCGACTTGCGCGCCGCGATGCAGAGCGGCCGGTACGCAGCCGCGTACTACATCCACGGTGAGGATGAGTTTCGCAAGGATGACCTTCTGCGAAGCCTGTCACAGGCCGTCGTGGAGCCGGCGACGCGCGACTTCAACTTTGACAGCTTTCGCGGCGCCGATGCCAATGCGGAGCAGGTGGAATCGCTGCTGCGCACGCCACCGATGATGGCGTCGCGTCGGGCCGTGGCAATTCGCGATACCGGTTCCCTCAAGAAGGACACGCGTGCCACGCTCGAGCGCTACCTCGAGCGGCCTTCCCCTGACAGTGTGCTCGTCCTCGTGGCCCTGGCCGGGACCAAGAAGGAGGAGCCGTTCGCCGACCGGGCCGTGTCCGTGCTGGTGGAGCCGCTCGAGGGTGAGGCGCTCCAGGCCTGGCTGATCGAGCACGCGCGCGCGGTACACGGCGTGACGCTGTCCAAACCGGCGGCGTCGGCGCTGGTGAGCAACGCGGGTGCCGACACGGTGCTGCTGGCGGCGGAGCTGGACAAGGTGGTGAGCTACGCGAACGGCGCGTCCATTAACGAGCGTACGGTGGACACTGTCGTCGGAAAGCGTGCCGAGGCGTCGTTAGGCGAACTGCTCGACCACGTCGCGGTGCGTGACCTGCCCAGCGCCCTGGCGGCCGTGGAGCCGGTGCTGGCCCAGCCACGCTCGACGGCGGTGAGCGTGATCATGGCCCTCACGGCGCAGACGCTGGCCCTGCAATGGGGGGTCGCGGCGCGCGAACGCGGACTCGCGCCGCATCGGATGCAGGGCGAGTTCATGAATCTGCTCAAGGCCACAGGCATGTCACCGATGCGGCCCTGGGGAGATGCCACGCGCGCGTGGGCCAGGGGCGTTGCGCGCTGGGACCGTGTGAGCCTCGCGCGCGCCGTTCGTGCGTTGCGCGCCGCCGACCTGGGTGCCAAGGATTCTCGTCTGTCCTCTGATGAACAGCTGCTGTCGACACTGCTTTGCGCGATGTGCGCGCCGGCGGGTCATGGTGCGCGCTGA
- a CDS encoding zf-HC2 domain-containing protein, producing MDCRAFRKRHLAFVDDTLPGVDVRRMREHLERCAVCSTWDHRVRRSLMVARSHLHTIEPSADFGERLAQRLAAERRAATWRPAIPPPMGRWGSVIVVAGVLAVVGATATMWRSNPPSSRVVRLPAVVMTPPRNAAEASLPYATPAFMASMSTGMAIFPALMLAEEVPLRLSASDDAGTTLRTAGLTYPTEPR from the coding sequence ATGGATTGTCGCGCGTTTCGCAAGAGGCATCTGGCGTTTGTAGATGACACCCTCCCCGGGGTGGACGTCAGGCGAATGCGCGAACATCTGGAGCGATGTGCTGTGTGTTCGACCTGGGATCACCGGGTGCGTCGCAGCCTGATGGTTGCGCGGAGCCACCTGCACACGATCGAACCGTCCGCGGACTTCGGCGAACGTCTGGCCCAGCGCCTGGCCGCCGAGCGACGGGCGGCCACCTGGCGGCCCGCGATCCCCCCGCCCATGGGCCGCTGGGGATCGGTGATCGTGGTCGCCGGCGTGCTCGCGGTCGTTGGCGCGACCGCCACCATGTGGCGCAGTAACCCGCCGTCGTCGCGTGTGGTGCGGCTTCCTGCGGTGGTCATGACGCCGCCGCGAAATGCTGCCGAGGCGTCTCTGCCGTACGCGACGCCAGCCTTCATGGCAAGCATGTCGACGGGGATGGCGATCTTTCCGGCGTTGATGCTGGCGGAGGAAGTTCCGTTGCGTCTTAGCGCGAGCGATGACGCAGGAACGACGCTGCGCACCGCAGGCCTCACGTACCCGACCGAGCCGCGCTGA
- a CDS encoding sigma-70 family RNA polymerase sigma factor gives MSDVAYNLAPVSSGAVVREQLRRLDDSGVVSAFLEGEERAFQELVDRYQTRLLNFIYRTIGDRERAEDLVQEVFIRVYRHLHRFDRSKKFSTWIYTIASNLAKNELRNRSRNPLVLFQAIRKTWQDDERPLQFEDPQGRPDDLYRKRHLKELVDDSVGRLPEHHRQVFVLRELEGKSYEEIAEITKCNLGTVKSRLNRARNAFASIIGPALG, from the coding sequence ATGTCTGACGTCGCGTATAACCTGGCCCCTGTCTCATCCGGCGCTGTCGTTCGGGAGCAGCTGCGCCGACTGGATGATTCCGGCGTCGTGAGCGCGTTCCTCGAGGGCGAGGAGCGTGCGTTTCAGGAACTCGTGGATCGCTACCAGACGCGTCTCCTGAACTTCATCTATCGGACCATCGGTGATCGTGAGCGCGCGGAAGACCTCGTGCAGGAGGTGTTCATCCGGGTGTATCGGCACCTCCACCGGTTCGACCGGTCCAAGAAGTTTTCGACCTGGATCTACACGATTGCGTCGAACCTGGCGAAGAACGAGCTGCGGAACCGGTCGCGAAACCCGCTTGTGCTCTTCCAGGCGATCCGAAAGACGTGGCAAGACGACGAGCGCCCGCTGCAGTTCGAGGATCCCCAGGGGCGTCCGGACGACCTGTACCGGAAGCGCCATCTCAAGGAGCTGGTGGACGACTCGGTGGGCCGTCTGCCTGAGCACCATCGCCAAGTCTTTGTCCTGCGCGAGCTGGAAGGGAAGTCCTACGAGGAGATCGCCGAGATCACGAAGTGCAACCTGGGCACGGTAAAGTCGCGCCTGAACCGGGCACGCAACGCCTTTGCGTCGATCATCGGCCCTGCGTTGGGCTGA
- a CDS encoding NUDIX hydrolase, with product MATGRIASRRAYSGRIINLDVDQVRFPDGSEGELEMIRHPGASAVVPFLSDPRGEDPQVMLIRQYRYAAEQFMYEIPAGRLDVGESPQACARRELREETGCDAETVEHLTTIYTTPGFTDERIHLFMAMDITVGAASREHDEFIEVERMSITQALRLIQDGSISDGKTIIALLYAAGFRLG from the coding sequence ATGGCCACAGGACGCATTGCATCGCGACGGGCGTACAGCGGTCGCATCATCAACCTCGACGTCGATCAGGTGCGCTTCCCCGACGGCAGCGAGGGCGAGCTGGAAATGATCCGGCATCCCGGCGCCTCGGCGGTGGTTCCGTTTCTCTCGGACCCCAGGGGCGAGGACCCGCAGGTAATGCTCATCCGCCAATACCGCTATGCGGCGGAGCAGTTCATGTACGAGATCCCTGCTGGGCGACTGGATGTCGGGGAGTCACCGCAGGCGTGCGCGCGTCGGGAACTGCGGGAGGAGACCGGTTGTGACGCCGAGACGGTGGAGCACCTGACCACCATCTACACGACGCCCGGATTCACTGACGAGCGTATCCACCTGTTCATGGCGATGGACATCACGGTCGGGGCCGCCAGCAGAGAGCACGACGAGTTCATCGAGGTGGAGCGGATGTCGATCACCCAAGCGCTCCGGCTGATTCAGGACGGATCGATCAGCGACGGGAAGACCATCATCGCGCTGCTCTACGCCGCCGGCTTCCGGCTGGGGTGA
- a CDS encoding insulinase family protein, translating into MSKRPGPGVPRPYSFPASIEHSLANGLRVAIVPMSRLPAATVLYTADAGAERDDAATAGAASLAAQALGEGTDTRSAAEVAATFERLGGELVADAGWTHAEAGTTVLSARLPATMAILAEVVQQASFPEAGLERLRKERLSDLLQQRAEPRGLADDLFASVCFGGTDRYGIPAAGSEQSVSACTGDTLRAFHRARHTPRSSLLIVSGDVIPDEVIRLAEASFGAWEDREPPVTTPRTVMMRAGRGVYVAHKPDAPQSEIRVGHASVERTHPDFMALAVMNAILGGVFNSRINLNLREERAYTYGAFSSFDWRRHGSVFEVSTAVKSDVTADAVREILREIDRMRHEPVQREELSLAIDYLTGVFPLRFETTAAIADAIAFREHFGLGRSYYDEYRTRLSRITIAEVQRVAETHLRPERLQHVIVGDARLVSEPLAALDLGDVERLA; encoded by the coding sequence ATGAGCAAGCGTCCGGGGCCCGGGGTGCCACGCCCCTACAGCTTTCCTGCCTCCATCGAGCATTCGCTCGCGAACGGTCTTCGGGTGGCGATCGTTCCGATGTCCCGGCTGCCTGCGGCCACAGTGCTGTACACGGCCGATGCCGGCGCAGAACGCGATGACGCGGCCACGGCCGGTGCGGCGTCTCTGGCGGCGCAGGCCCTGGGCGAGGGCACCGACACACGCTCGGCGGCGGAGGTCGCGGCGACGTTCGAGCGTCTCGGCGGAGAACTCGTGGCCGACGCCGGATGGACGCACGCCGAAGCCGGAACGACGGTGCTGAGCGCGCGCCTTCCGGCGACCATGGCGATACTTGCCGAGGTGGTGCAGCAGGCGTCGTTCCCCGAAGCAGGTCTCGAACGGTTGCGCAAGGAACGACTCTCCGACCTGCTGCAGCAACGGGCAGAACCGCGAGGCCTCGCGGACGACCTGTTTGCCAGCGTGTGTTTCGGCGGCACCGATCGCTACGGCATTCCGGCCGCCGGGTCGGAGCAGAGCGTGTCCGCATGCACTGGTGACACACTCCGTGCCTTCCACCGTGCGCGCCACACGCCGCGATCGAGCTTGCTGATCGTGAGCGGCGACGTGATTCCGGATGAAGTCATCCGACTGGCCGAGGCATCATTTGGCGCATGGGAGGATCGTGAGCCGCCGGTCACGACGCCTCGAACGGTGATGATGCGCGCAGGTCGTGGGGTGTACGTCGCACACAAGCCGGACGCGCCTCAGAGCGAGATTCGTGTGGGTCACGCGAGCGTCGAGCGCACGCATCCGGACTTCATGGCGCTCGCCGTGATGAACGCGATTCTGGGCGGCGTGTTCAACTCCCGCATCAACCTGAACCTGCGGGAAGAGCGAGCGTACACCTACGGAGCCTTTTCGTCGTTTGACTGGCGACGTCACGGGAGCGTGTTCGAAGTGTCGACGGCGGTGAAGAGCGACGTCACGGCCGACGCCGTGCGTGAGATCCTGCGCGAGATCGACCGGATGCGCCACGAGCCGGTGCAGCGCGAAGAACTCTCCCTTGCGATCGACTACCTCACCGGGGTCTTCCCGTTGCGCTTCGAGACGACCGCGGCCATCGCCGATGCCATCGCCTTTCGCGAGCACTTCGGGCTCGGTCGGTCCTACTACGACGAGTACCGCACGCGCCTTTCGCGGATCACGATCGCCGAGGTGCAGCGGGTCGCCGAGACCCACCTGCGGCCGGAGCGACTTCAACACGTGATCGTCGGCGACGCACGGCTGGTCAGTGAACCGCTGGCCGCGCTGGACCTGGGCGACGTGGAGCGCCTGGCCTAG
- a CDS encoding insulinase family protein — protein sequence MQLPIHTHVLANGLRLVISPDRTAPIVAVNVWYHVGSANERPGRTGFAHLFEHMLFQGSEHVAANEHFELVQRAGGTVNGSTWIERTNYYETVPSHQLALALWLEADRMGRLLPAMTQEKLDTQRDVVKNERRWSVDNQPYGTWWERLPALAFPPEHPFHHSLIGSMEDLDAALLDDVKEFFATWYTPDNAVLTIVGDVDVADAVSLASSTFGGIPRGPGRPATPSTDIAPRVGSWIRDVVEDDVMVPRVYLAFRTPPFGTPLHAAAAITTAVLGSGKGSRLHQRLVREQQLATSAVAYTFDLARGSDLLILEVTARAGVDAATLESAVAGEVDALAREGCTASDIERAVALTTTEFVTSMQSAQARADRLSQYATYLGDPALLNSQVARLDAVDADAVTQFARAWLGTDNRVSLVFVPRAGTEAVA from the coding sequence GTGCAGCTTCCGATTCACACACACGTCCTCGCCAACGGACTCCGCTTGGTCATCTCCCCGGACCGGACGGCTCCAATCGTGGCCGTCAACGTCTGGTACCACGTGGGCAGCGCAAACGAGCGACCAGGACGCACGGGGTTTGCGCACCTGTTTGAGCACATGCTGTTCCAGGGATCGGAGCATGTGGCGGCCAACGAACATTTCGAACTGGTCCAGCGTGCCGGGGGCACTGTGAACGGGTCGACGTGGATCGAACGCACCAACTACTACGAGACCGTTCCGTCCCACCAACTCGCGCTGGCGCTCTGGCTGGAGGCGGATCGCATGGGGCGGCTGCTCCCGGCAATGACGCAGGAGAAGCTGGACACGCAGCGCGACGTGGTGAAGAACGAGCGCCGTTGGTCGGTGGACAACCAGCCATACGGTACCTGGTGGGAGCGGCTTCCGGCGCTGGCCTTTCCGCCTGAACATCCGTTTCACCACAGCCTGATCGGGTCGATGGAAGACCTGGACGCCGCGTTGCTCGACGACGTGAAGGAGTTCTTCGCCACGTGGTACACGCCGGACAATGCGGTGCTGACCATCGTGGGTGACGTGGACGTCGCCGACGCCGTGTCGCTGGCCTCGTCCACGTTTGGCGGCATTCCACGAGGACCGGGTCGCCCGGCAACTCCATCGACCGACATCGCCCCACGCGTCGGCTCATGGATCCGCGACGTGGTCGAAGACGACGTCATGGTGCCACGCGTCTACCTGGCCTTTCGCACGCCACCGTTCGGGACGCCGCTCCACGCGGCGGCGGCCATCACGACCGCGGTCCTTGGCAGCGGGAAGGGGAGCCGGCTCCACCAGCGCCTGGTGCGTGAACAGCAGCTCGCCACGTCGGCGGTGGCGTACACGTTTGACCTCGCACGAGGGAGCGACCTGCTGATTCTCGAGGTGACTGCGCGAGCTGGTGTTGACGCCGCGACGCTGGAGTCGGCGGTGGCCGGCGAAGTGGACGCGCTGGCGCGCGAAGGGTGTACCGCCAGCGACATCGAGCGTGCCGTGGCGCTGACGACGACGGAGTTCGTGACGTCCATGCAGTCGGCGCAGGCACGTGCCGACCGACTGTCGCAGTACGCGACCTACCTGGGCGACCCGGCCCTGCTGAACAGTCAGGTGGCGCGCCTTGACGCAGTAGATGCTGACGCGGTGACGCAATTCGCCCGCGCATGGCTGGGCACAGACAATCGCGTGTCGCTGGTGTTCGTGCCGCGGGCCGGCACGGAGGCGGTGGCATGA
- a CDS encoding YdcF family protein, translating into MTKMPRVLFKVLVVVLVGWSLSVVAVILWGRRDAVDPADVIVVLGAAQYAGRPSPVLRSRLDHAFDLWKARMAPAVILTGGQGEGDTTSEAEVGRAYLRKRGIPAASMLLETKGRNTDESLDAVVELMRGARLEHAILVSDPFHMLRLQLLSWQRGLRVSASPTRTSPISANRAETLAYVLSESVKVPASLLMGWHAWGR; encoded by the coding sequence GTGACGAAGATGCCGCGCGTCCTGTTCAAGGTATTGGTCGTGGTGCTGGTCGGCTGGTCCCTGTCGGTCGTTGCGGTGATCCTCTGGGGCAGGCGCGATGCTGTGGACCCGGCCGACGTGATCGTCGTGCTGGGCGCTGCGCAGTATGCAGGCCGGCCGTCGCCGGTCCTGCGATCGCGCCTGGATCACGCCTTCGACCTCTGGAAGGCACGAATGGCCCCCGCGGTGATTCTCACCGGCGGCCAAGGGGAGGGCGACACGACCAGTGAAGCCGAAGTGGGGCGCGCCTACCTTCGCAAACGCGGCATCCCGGCGGCCTCGATGCTGCTGGAAACCAAGGGTCGGAACACCGACGAATCGCTCGATGCCGTCGTGGAGTTGATGCGGGGCGCCAGGCTGGAGCATGCGATCCTCGTCAGCGACCCGTTTCACATGCTGCGGCTCCAGCTGCTGTCGTGGCAGCGCGGGCTCCGCGTCTCGGCGTCCCCCACGCGAACGAGTCCCATCTCGGCCAACCGGGCGGAAACGCTGGCCTACGTGCTGAGTGAGTCCGTCAAGGTTCCGGCTTCGCTGCTGATGGGGTGGCACGCATGGGGCCGTTAG
- a CDS encoding TetR/AcrR family transcriptional regulator, with amino-acid sequence MDHVLQATPSPSDGRARILAGALASLRVDGLTGFSLQRASIQAGVSKALVIYHFHTKAALLAAMVEWLTHRVLARERGMMDRDSTTHVLDDLWQYLDAEHEQGEYAILLVLADAGLPGLRDAAARSLEQRRSHAQRSVEGIFQRLQLIPRLPLAHLTEVEQAFREGLLLRMAQGAIATPRAAFDMFWLAVLSQSA; translated from the coding sequence GTGGACCACGTCCTCCAGGCAACGCCGTCGCCGTCGGATGGCCGGGCGCGGATTCTTGCCGGAGCGCTCGCCAGCCTGCGCGTCGACGGGCTCACCGGATTCTCGCTCCAGCGTGCGAGCATTCAGGCAGGTGTGAGCAAAGCGCTCGTCATCTATCATTTTCACACGAAAGCCGCGCTGCTTGCTGCGATGGTCGAGTGGCTCACACATCGGGTGCTCGCGCGCGAGCGAGGCATGATGGACCGGGACTCGACGACGCATGTCCTCGATGACCTGTGGCAGTATCTCGATGCCGAACACGAGCAGGGCGAATACGCGATCCTGCTTGTGCTCGCTGACGCCGGGCTCCCCGGACTTCGCGACGCGGCCGCGCGATCCCTCGAGCAGCGCCGTTCACACGCGCAGCGGAGCGTGGAAGGGATCTTTCAACGGCTGCAGCTGATCCCGCGACTGCCGCTGGCGCACCTCACCGAAGTCGAGCAAGCGTTTCGAGAGGGCCTATTGCTGCGCATGGCGCAGGGGGCGATCGCGACCCCCCGGGCGGCGTTCGACATGTTCTGGTTGGCGGTCCTGAGCCAGAGTGCGTGA
- a CDS encoding MBL fold metallo-hydrolase, whose protein sequence is MEITFAGAAREVTGSCHLVHVGGRTVMLDCGLFQGRRAESDAKNRAMPIDPAEVDVVVLSHAHIDHAGRLPMLVGRGYGRDIWCTPATRDLSAYMLADAAHIQEKDAEFLTRRHREHVAPLYSVRDASRVLAQMIGLPINRPKEILPGIRLTFIEAGHILGSASVVLECEDQGQTTRLVFSGDVGRKGLPIIRDPVVPPGGADVVIMESTYGNRDHPAVSDAKNRLATVVSETAARGGKILIPSFAVGRTQEIVYELHELARAGRIPQVPIFIDSPLAINATAVFELHPDTFDRGERLVRSVDQLFRFDLVRYTRDASESKALNSMRGPMIIIAASGMAESGRIVHHLANGASDPRNTVLIVGFQAEHTLGRRIVERQAVIKVFGDEIPLRAAVEVINGYSAHGDRTDLREWMHSLRDGGRQAPRRVFLVHGEQAAQETLGGVLSGDGFPVSIPSRGQRVVV, encoded by the coding sequence ATGGAGATCACGTTCGCCGGAGCGGCGCGCGAGGTTACCGGATCATGCCACCTCGTGCACGTCGGCGGGCGCACGGTGATGCTCGACTGTGGATTGTTCCAGGGGCGCCGTGCGGAGTCAGACGCGAAGAATCGCGCGATGCCGATCGACCCGGCGGAGGTGGACGTGGTGGTGCTCTCGCACGCGCACATCGATCACGCCGGTCGGCTCCCGATGCTCGTGGGGCGCGGGTACGGACGTGACATCTGGTGCACGCCGGCGACTCGCGACCTGAGTGCGTACATGCTGGCCGATGCTGCCCACATCCAGGAAAAGGATGCGGAGTTTCTGACGCGGCGCCACCGAGAACATGTGGCGCCCCTCTACTCGGTGCGCGACGCGTCCCGCGTGCTCGCGCAGATGATCGGACTGCCGATCAATCGCCCAAAGGAAATCCTGCCGGGGATCCGCCTCACGTTCATCGAGGCCGGCCACATCCTCGGGAGTGCGTCCGTGGTTCTCGAGTGCGAAGACCAGGGGCAGACCACGCGGTTGGTCTTCTCCGGAGATGTGGGTCGCAAGGGGCTTCCGATCATCAGGGATCCCGTGGTGCCTCCGGGTGGCGCGGACGTGGTCATCATGGAGAGCACGTACGGGAACCGTGACCATCCGGCCGTGAGCGATGCGAAAAACCGACTGGCGACCGTGGTCTCGGAGACGGCGGCGCGTGGCGGCAAGATCCTGATTCCGTCCTTCGCGGTGGGGCGCACACAGGAGATCGTCTACGAGCTGCACGAGCTCGCACGCGCGGGCCGGATTCCGCAGGTGCCGATCTTCATCGACAGCCCGCTTGCGATCAATGCGACGGCGGTGTTCGAGCTACACCCCGATACGTTCGACCGCGGCGAGCGTCTGGTGCGGTCGGTCGATCAGCTCTTTCGGTTCGACCTCGTGCGGTACACGCGGGACGCGAGCGAATCCAAGGCGCTCAACAGCATGCGCGGGCCCATGATCATCATCGCGGCCTCGGGCATGGCGGAGTCCGGACGCATCGTGCATCACCTGGCGAACGGTGCCTCCGATCCACGCAACACCGTCCTCATCGTGGGGTTCCAGGCGGAGCACACGCTCGGTCGCCGGATCGTTGAACGCCAGGCCGTCATCAAGGTATTTGGAGACGAGATTCCGCTGCGCGCCGCGGTCGAGGTAATCAACGGGTATAGCGCGCACGGCGATCGCACGGATCTTCGCGAATGGATGCACAGCCTGCGTGATGGCGGTCGTCAGGCGCCACGCCGCGTCTTTCTCGTCCATGGTGAGCAGGCGGCCCAGGAAACCCTGGGTGGTGTCCTCAGCGGGGATGGGTTTCCCGTGTCGATCCCGTCTCGCGGCCAGCGCGTCGTCGTCTGA
- the upp gene encoding uracil phosphoribosyltransferase, which translates to MDTTLTSANLTVVKHPLVKHKLTMLRDRRTPKKIFKELVDEIAMLMAYEATADLTLERVEVQTPLEQALGWQVSGKKLTLVPILRAGLGMVEGILRLVPSARVGHVGLYRDHDTLEPVDYYFKVPADAAERDFFLLDPMLATGGSAVSAITSLKRVGATRIRLLCLVAAPEGVRRLHAAHPEIPIFCAALDRELNTHGYILPGLGDAGDRLFGTR; encoded by the coding sequence ATGGACACCACCCTCACGAGCGCGAACCTTACCGTCGTCAAGCATCCGCTGGTGAAGCACAAGCTCACCATGCTGCGCGACCGTCGGACACCCAAGAAGATCTTCAAGGAACTCGTCGACGAGATCGCAATGCTCATGGCCTATGAGGCCACTGCCGACCTCACGCTCGAACGCGTAGAGGTACAGACGCCACTCGAGCAGGCCCTGGGATGGCAGGTCAGTGGCAAGAAGCTCACGCTCGTGCCGATCCTGCGCGCAGGGCTCGGAATGGTCGAGGGTATCCTGCGACTCGTGCCCTCGGCACGCGTCGGCCACGTGGGTTTGTATCGCGATCACGACACGCTCGAACCCGTCGACTACTATTTCAAGGTTCCCGCCGATGCGGCCGAGCGCGATTTTTTTCTTCTCGATCCCATGCTCGCCACAGGTGGAAGTGCGGTCTCGGCGATCACGTCGCTCAAACGCGTGGGCGCGACGCGCATTCGCCTGCTCTGCCTCGTCGCGGCGCCTGAAGGCGTACGTCGCCTGCATGCCGCGCATCCGGAGATCCCCATTTTCTGCGCCGCACTCGACCGCGAGCTCAACACGCACGGGTACATCCTGCCCGGCCTTGGCGACGCGGGCGATCGCCTCTTCGGTACGCGCTGA
- the mnmE gene encoding tRNA uridine-5-carboxymethylaminomethyl(34) synthesis GTPase MnmE: protein MQLRSDTIVAPGTVPGRSAIAVLRLSGADAHVLGRRVCARWPVEARSAVRTLVMDPETERPIDDAIVTRFDAPRSYTGEPIVEFSCHGGLSVVRDLMAVMVHLGARPADPGEFTQRAVLNGKMDLLQAEAIADLVDATTTTHRQIALAQLHGGLSALVQELREAMLDIEALLAYDVDFPEEDDGPVARVRIADAARHAADRITALVATVPLGEVARDGALVVLAGEPNTGKSSLFNALLGTERAIVTEIAGTTRDAIEARVDRPAWPIRLVDTAGLRETEDQLERLGIEVSERHIANAHLVLVCGETAEELDRALAHVRARTSAPAIRVATKADRHDTKPLDGADVHVSATTCTGLDRLLLLMDQQLGNTLGSVPIDGVLVTRARQQAGLEAARRELAEFVQVWEAADLPATIAAVHIRTAVTCLDALIGSVDIEDVLERVFRTFCVGK from the coding sequence ATGCAACTCCGCTCGGATACGATCGTTGCACCGGGCACTGTGCCGGGTCGAAGCGCTATTGCCGTGCTGCGCCTGAGCGGGGCCGATGCCCATGTCCTCGGTCGGCGAGTGTGTGCGCGGTGGCCTGTCGAGGCGCGGAGCGCCGTGCGCACGCTCGTGATGGACCCGGAAACCGAGCGACCGATCGACGACGCCATCGTGACGCGTTTCGACGCCCCACGCTCGTATACCGGGGAGCCGATCGTCGAGTTCTCGTGTCACGGCGGCCTCAGCGTCGTGCGTGACCTCATGGCCGTGATGGTTCACCTCGGTGCACGACCGGCGGATCCCGGGGAGTTTACCCAACGCGCTGTCCTCAACGGCAAGATGGATCTGCTCCAGGCCGAGGCGATCGCCGACCTCGTGGATGCGACAACGACCACCCATCGGCAGATCGCACTTGCGCAACTTCACGGGGGCCTGTCGGCCCTTGTCCAGGAGTTGCGAGAAGCGATGCTGGATATTGAGGCCCTGCTGGCCTACGACGTGGACTTTCCAGAGGAAGATGACGGGCCCGTGGCGCGGGTCCGAATCGCCGATGCCGCGCGACATGCCGCGGACCGCATCACCGCGCTGGTGGCCACCGTGCCGCTTGGCGAAGTCGCCCGGGATGGTGCGCTCGTCGTCCTTGCCGGTGAGCCGAATACCGGCAAATCGTCGTTGTTCAACGCGCTGCTCGGAACGGAGCGCGCGATTGTCACCGAGATCGCCGGGACCACGCGTGATGCGATCGAAGCGCGCGTGGATCGACCGGCGTGGCCGATCCGGCTAGTCGACACGGCGGGGCTACGCGAAACAGAGGACCAGCTCGAGCGGCTTGGCATCGAGGTGAGCGAGCGACATATCGCCAACGCACACCTGGTACTGGTCTGTGGTGAGACGGCGGAAGAGCTTGATCGCGCCCTGGCGCATGTGCGAGCGCGCACGTCGGCGCCAGCGATTCGTGTCGCAACCAAAGCTGATCGACACGACACGAAGCCGCTCGACGGCGCAGACGTTCACGTGTCGGCAACCACGTGTACGGGACTGGACCGTCTGCTCCTGCTGATGGACCAGCAGCTCGGTAACACGCTGGGCTCCGTCCCGATTGATGGTGTGCTGGTCACGCGAGCACGACAGCAAGCCGGCCTCGAGGCCGCACGCCGAGAGCTTGCCGAGTTCGTGCAGGTCTGGGAGGCAGCGGATCTACCGGCAACCATCGCGGCGGTTCACATTCGGACTGCCGTGACCTGCCTGGATGCGTTGATCGGGAGCGTGGACATCGAGGACGTCCTCGAGCGGGTCTTTCGGACCTTTTGCGTGGGGAAATAG